One genomic window of Onychomys torridus chromosome 19, mOncTor1.1, whole genome shotgun sequence includes the following:
- the Rgmb gene encoding RGM domain family member B isoform X2 has translation MGVRAAPSCAAAPAAAGAEQNRRPGLWPPSPPPLLLLLMLSLGLLHAGDCQQPAQCRIQRCTTDFVSLTSHLNSASDGFDSEFCKALRAYAGCTQQTSKACRGNLVYHSAVLGISDLMSQRNCSKDGPTSSTNPEVAHDPCNYHSHGGVREHRGGDQSPPNYLFCGLFGDPHLRTFKDHFQTCKVEGAWPLIDNNYLSVQVTNVPVVLGSSATATNKVTIIFKAHHECTDQKVYQAVTDDLPAAFVDGTTSGGDGDIKSLHIVERESGRYVEMHARYIGTTVFVRQLGRYLTLAIRMPEDLAMSYEESQDLQLCVNGCPLSECIDDGQGQMSAILGHSLPHTTSVQAWPGYTLEAASTQCHEKMPVKDIYFQSCVFDLLTTGDANFTAAAHSALEDVEALHPRKERWHIFPSNSSGGGSDLAIGLGLTCLILIVFL, from the exons ATGGGCGTGAGAGCAGCACCTTCCTgcgccgccgcccccgccgccgccgggGCTGAGCAGAACCGCCGCCCCGGGCTCTGGCCGCCGTCTCCCCCGCcgctgttgttgctgctgatgCTCAGCCTTGGGCTGCTCCACGCAG GTGATTGCCAACAGCCGGCTCAATGTCGGATCCAGAGATGTACCACAGACTTCGTGTCCCTCACTTCACACCTGAACTCTGCCTCTGATGGCTTTGACTCAGAGTTTTGCAAGGCACTCCGTGCCTATGCCGGCTGCACCCAGCAAACTTCAAAAGCCTGCCGTGGCAACCTGGTGTACCATTCTGCGGTGTTAGGTATCAGTGACCTCATGAGCCAAAGGAACTGTTCGAAGGATGGACCCACATCTTCTACCAACCCAGAAGTGGCCCATGACCCTTGTAACTACCACAGCCACGGGGGAGTCAGAGAACACAGAGGAGGGGACCAGAGCCCTCCCAATTACCTTTTCTGCGGCTTGTTTGGAGACCCTCACCTTAGAACTTTCAAGGATCACTTCCAGACATGCAAAGTGGAAGGGGCCTGGCCACTCATAGACAATAATTACCTTTCGGTTCAAGTGACGAATGTTCCTGTGGTCCTTGGATCCAGTGCAACCGCTACTAACAAG GTCACCATTATCTTCAAAGCACACCATGAGTGCACAGATCAGAAAGTATACCAAGCTGTGACAGATGACCTACCAGCTGCCTTTGTGGATGGCACCACCAGTGGGGGGGATGGTGACATTAAGAGCCTTCACATCGTGGAGAGGGAGAGTGGCCGCTATGTAGAGATGCATGCCCGCTACATAGGCACCACAGTGTTTGTGCGACAGCTGGGTCGCTACCTGACCCTCGCCATTCGAATGCCTGAAGACTTGGCCATGTCCTATGAAGAGAGCCAGGACCTGCAGCTGTGTGTGAATGGCTGCCCCTTGAGTGAATGCATTGATGATGGACAGGGCCAGATGTCTGCCATCCTGGGGCACAGCCTGCCACACACCACCTCAGTGCAGGCCTGGCCTGGCTACACACTGGAAGCTGCCAGCACCCAATGCCATGAGAAGATGCCAGTGAAGGACATCTATTTCCAGTCTTGTGTCTTTGACCTGCTCACCACTGGTGATGCCAACTTCACTGCTGCAGCCCACAGTGCCTTGGAGGATGTGGAGGCACTGCACCCCAGGAAGGAACGCTGGCATATTTTCCCCAGCAACAGCAGTGGAGGCGGCAGTGACTTGGCTATTGGTCTTGGACTCACATGCTTGATCCTTATTGTGTTTTTGTAG
- the Rgmb gene encoding RGM domain family member B isoform X1: MMKKRRKRGAPPGPCRSQRPGPATAPAPPPSPERTRPAWTGMGVRAAPSCAAAPAAAGAEQNRRPGLWPPSPPPLLLLLMLSLGLLHAGDCQQPAQCRIQRCTTDFVSLTSHLNSASDGFDSEFCKALRAYAGCTQQTSKACRGNLVYHSAVLGISDLMSQRNCSKDGPTSSTNPEVAHDPCNYHSHGGVREHRGGDQSPPNYLFCGLFGDPHLRTFKDHFQTCKVEGAWPLIDNNYLSVQVTNVPVVLGSSATATNKVTIIFKAHHECTDQKVYQAVTDDLPAAFVDGTTSGGDGDIKSLHIVERESGRYVEMHARYIGTTVFVRQLGRYLTLAIRMPEDLAMSYEESQDLQLCVNGCPLSECIDDGQGQMSAILGHSLPHTTSVQAWPGYTLEAASTQCHEKMPVKDIYFQSCVFDLLTTGDANFTAAAHSALEDVEALHPRKERWHIFPSNSSGGGSDLAIGLGLTCLILIVFL, from the exons ATGAT gaagaagaggaggaagcgaGGCGCGCCCCCCGGCCCATGCCGCAGCCAGAGGCCCGGCCCAGCCACTGCGCCCGCGCCGCCGCCCTCGCCGGAGCGCACGAGACCTGCATGGACGGGCATGGGCGTGAGAGCAGCACCTTCCTgcgccgccgcccccgccgccgccgggGCTGAGCAGAACCGCCGCCCCGGGCTCTGGCCGCCGTCTCCCCCGCcgctgttgttgctgctgatgCTCAGCCTTGGGCTGCTCCACGCAG GTGATTGCCAACAGCCGGCTCAATGTCGGATCCAGAGATGTACCACAGACTTCGTGTCCCTCACTTCACACCTGAACTCTGCCTCTGATGGCTTTGACTCAGAGTTTTGCAAGGCACTCCGTGCCTATGCCGGCTGCACCCAGCAAACTTCAAAAGCCTGCCGTGGCAACCTGGTGTACCATTCTGCGGTGTTAGGTATCAGTGACCTCATGAGCCAAAGGAACTGTTCGAAGGATGGACCCACATCTTCTACCAACCCAGAAGTGGCCCATGACCCTTGTAACTACCACAGCCACGGGGGAGTCAGAGAACACAGAGGAGGGGACCAGAGCCCTCCCAATTACCTTTTCTGCGGCTTGTTTGGAGACCCTCACCTTAGAACTTTCAAGGATCACTTCCAGACATGCAAAGTGGAAGGGGCCTGGCCACTCATAGACAATAATTACCTTTCGGTTCAAGTGACGAATGTTCCTGTGGTCCTTGGATCCAGTGCAACCGCTACTAACAAG GTCACCATTATCTTCAAAGCACACCATGAGTGCACAGATCAGAAAGTATACCAAGCTGTGACAGATGACCTACCAGCTGCCTTTGTGGATGGCACCACCAGTGGGGGGGATGGTGACATTAAGAGCCTTCACATCGTGGAGAGGGAGAGTGGCCGCTATGTAGAGATGCATGCCCGCTACATAGGCACCACAGTGTTTGTGCGACAGCTGGGTCGCTACCTGACCCTCGCCATTCGAATGCCTGAAGACTTGGCCATGTCCTATGAAGAGAGCCAGGACCTGCAGCTGTGTGTGAATGGCTGCCCCTTGAGTGAATGCATTGATGATGGACAGGGCCAGATGTCTGCCATCCTGGGGCACAGCCTGCCACACACCACCTCAGTGCAGGCCTGGCCTGGCTACACACTGGAAGCTGCCAGCACCCAATGCCATGAGAAGATGCCAGTGAAGGACATCTATTTCCAGTCTTGTGTCTTTGACCTGCTCACCACTGGTGATGCCAACTTCACTGCTGCAGCCCACAGTGCCTTGGAGGATGTGGAGGCACTGCACCCCAGGAAGGAACGCTGGCATATTTTCCCCAGCAACAGCAGTGGAGGCGGCAGTGACTTGGCTATTGGTCTTGGACTCACATGCTTGATCCTTATTGTGTTTTTGTAG